One Carassius auratus strain Wakin chromosome 3, ASM336829v1, whole genome shotgun sequence genomic region harbors:
- the LOC113045065 gene encoding trinucleotide repeat-containing gene 6C protein-like isoform X1: MEEKKKKKQEEKKKKEAAQKKAAEQKTKVPDSAKPSPTPPPPTSPSVPSASNSTGGNGKRAPSSNQQQQQPAAPRYPPREVPPRFRQHEHKQLLKRGQPLPAGSTALVQPVSANPTSQLFSCQTHPELPPQSGLAAQYENISPSRSATTASTNSCSSWDPLIIDECDTEAWPSISCKESHAPAGCPLDTESISDISSMSMATGAGQQGHFSTNHPSKANPSHSGGLLSSQGGASRGWGSGPSLASGGEGKNEVSSPSGGTRGWGSSNFNLNLNPNANPSAWPVLGHEGNGVGGGSSGGSNPPPNICSPPGTLPSQGPSSSGSIGGANGNSAGNGGSGNGSTTWGSFVPSDSSEPHSTPSTNVSFSSEPQNLNTDGPNHTKQEPRSPGHSLANWGVGTSCMGSFVQNPGGASQVNGDEEPVWGNGDAKSGSGSKDSGWDSGSSWGQGGTSGTSDWGQAASTGDWGKHSNNEPKGWDSSSSPTQEQNLNSWVHGAKAPASEGSSDSMECHPCRRVCSSIDEASPILPAQDMDPRVLCNTGWGQTPVRQHTTWETEEAARSNCKNDIGTEAWGSSSNAANVGPTPTSGSANPNSGTTSRPDSGGKNEGPCPSTGAGPGWGTAMPSPQASSGWADPTSNKKPSSSPGSWSCTPAGGSSGNLKKSGQTWGSEEKSPTWEDSHAKAKPQGWTEGPNHSHGWNKGPGGENRSGGEWGEPGDEKKNSPSSSTWDGEGTGRNEGSRGWGKPAPGAGGNWGDAQQPSMPSQGWNNKPQEGTNGSCGSGSMGSWGGPSSVKQSGSGWCGGKGGGVKPDHIGEPTGWDEPSPHSIHRKMEIDDGTSAWGDPSSYNKTVNLWDRNNPVIQGKPGPGNANNVPNNHHHHPHHNQPPVQIHSHGGSNSNNNHISPDNVGPHPTGPPHNRTTLMNPGWGEMTNVHSKPEPSWGEPATPAVSVDNGTSAWGKPSGGWGDNGPEVYGRSSGPPGSAPCKPAPKSMQDGWGGGEDMGLSAGQWEQDEGDMWNSTASQESNSSCNSWGNPPKKGPPKGKIPNKQDDTWIMNRLIKQLTDMGFPRDPAEEALKSNNMNLDQAMSALLEKKTELDKRGMGISDYNNGLVNKPMGCRPSVISKESSSDRPPFLDKDAGLADDAQTSPFMPSPSLKLPLGSAALSGQSLGVAMQNLNNRQMQSGVFGSSGAAQARALQQQPPPQPSVPPLNSSQPSLRAQVPQFFSPQVQAQLLQFAAKNIGLNPALLTSPINPQHMTLLNQLYQLQLAYQRLQIQQQMLQAQRSVSGPIRQQEQQVARTINNMQQQIQQHQRQLAQALLMKQQQQQQQQPPTSHPGLHPSAGKSALDLFPAHPQASSLSVSDLQTKEPQSSPNSFSPYTISGLNHNMNVNCMEVGGLSMKDSPQPQSRLSQWTHPISMENLSGCSSPMEPNFSKHGAISAGPSLGPPGKPTLDDSYNPYNLLPSSESPNSSLLPHDSWGQGKNTNDKLSNGTNASWPPEFCPGVPWKGLQNIDPETDPNVTPGSVPSGPTINTNIQDVNRYLLRDRSGGSTPTSSQGEALPPSSDWPVTSSFSLSSHEAASTGKLSDMKSSWSPGPISHTQASLSHELWKVPQGPRNTTAPTRPPPGLTNTKPSSTWGGNTLGLVAGWGSSYSPVGTTWSTDSSSRSTSWLVLRNLTPQIDGSTLRTLCMQHGPLITFHLNLTQGNAVVRYSSKEEAAKAQKSLHMCVLGNTTILAEFAGEEEVNRFFAQGQSLTPTTSWQANPGTNQTRLGGGGTGATHPIGHWNSSGLGGGGAGGTGSGGKASNELLWGGVPQYSSLWGPPSAEDGRVVGSPTPINTLLPGDLLSGESM, translated from the exons AGCTGCCCCCACAGAGTGGCCTGGCCGCCCAGTATGAGAATATATCCCCCAGTCGCAGTGCCACTACAGCCTCTACCAATAGCTGCAGCAGCTGGGATCCACTGATTATTGACGAGTGCGATACGGAGGCGTGGCCTTCCATTTCATGCAAAGAAAGCCACGCCCCTGCAGGATGCCCCTTGGACACTGAAAGTATCAGTGACATCAGCAGCATGAGCATGGCCACAGGAGCTGGCCAGCAAGGCCATTTCTCCACCAATCACCCCAGCAAAGCCAATCCAAGCCACTCAGGAGGTCTACTCTCCAGTCAAGGTGGGGCCAGCAGAGGCTGGGGCTCAGGCCCATCTCTTGCCAGTGGAGGAGAAGGGAAGAATGAAGTCTCCAGCCCATCAGGGGGAACCAGGGGTTGGGGCTCCTCCAACTTTAACTTGAACTTAAACCCCAATGCTAACCCCTCTGCCTGGCCAGTTCTGGGACATGAAGGGAACGGCGTAGGTGGCGGCAGCTCTGGAGGAAGCAACCCTCCTCCTAATATCTGTAGCCCACCAGGCACTCTGCCCAGTCAGGGCCCTAGCAGCAGTGGCAGTATAGGTGGTGCCAATGGAAATTCTGCAGGTAATGGTGGCAGTGGCAATGGCAGCACCACATGGGGTAGCTTTGTGCCCAGTGACTCCTCAGAGCCACACTCCACCCCATCCACGAATGTGTCTTTCAGCTCCGAACCTCAGAACCTTAACACTGATGGACCAAATCACACTAAGCAAGAGCCCAGAAGCCCTGGCCACAGCCTGGCTAACTGGGGGGTTGGGACTTCATGCATGGGCTCATTTGTTCAAAATCCAGGAGGAGCCTCACAGGTCAATGGGGATGAAGAACCTGTTTGGGGTAATGGAGATGCCAAGTCTGGTAGTGGCTCAAAAGACTCTGGTTGGGACTCAGGGAGCAGCTGGGGACAAGGAGGGACCTCAGGCACTTCTGATTGGGGACAAGCTGCCTCAACTGGAGACTGGGGTAAGCATTCCAACAATGAGCCCAAAGGATGGGATTCTTCAAGCTCTCCCACCCAAGAGCAGAATCTCAATTCTTGGGTCCATGGGGCCAAAGCCCCAGCCAGTGAGGGAAGCAGTGATAGCATGGAATGCCATCCTTGTAGGAGGGTCTGTTCATCAATAGATGAGGCTTCCCCTATTCTGCCTGCCCAGGATATGGACCCTCGGGTTCTGTGTAACACTGGCTGGGGACAAACACCAGTGCGTCAGCACACTACTTGGGAGACCGAAGAAGCTGCACGCTCCAACTGTAAGAATGACATTGGAACTGAAGCCTGGGGCTCATCCTCAAATGCAGCCAATGTAGGACCAACACCAACATCTGGCAGTGCCAACCCCAACTCTGGCACTACATCCAGACCAGACTCTGGGGGCAAGAATGAGGGCCCCTGCCCCAGTACTGGAGCTGGGCCTGGATGGGGCACAGCCATGCCGTCACCCCAGGCTAGCTCTGGTTGGGCTGATCCTACCAGCAACAAAAAACCTTCAAGTAGTCCTGGAAGTTGGAGCTGTACCCCAGCTGGAGGTTCAAGTGGCAACCTGAAGAAAAGTGGTCAGACTTGGGGTTCAGAGGAGAAGTCTCCTACCTGGGAAGACAGTCATGCTAAAGCCAAACCACAGGGCTGGACTGAGGGGCCCAACCATTCTCATGGATGGAACAAGGGACCTGGTGGAGAAAACAGGTCTGGTGGAGAATGGGGTGAACCTggagatgaaaagaaaaatagtcCCTCCAGCTCGACCTGGGATGGAGAGGGTACTGGCCGTAATGAGGGTTCCAGAGGATGGGGCAAGCCTGCCCCGGGTGCAGGAGGAAACTGGGGAGATGCACAACAACCCAGTATGCCATCACAAGGATGGAATAACAAGCCTCAGGAGGGCACCAATGGCAGTTGTGGCAGTGGAAGCATGGGTTCTTGGGGAGGTCCTAGCTCTGTAAAACAGAGTGGCTCTGGATGGTGTGGAGGAAAAGGTGGAGGTGTTAAACCTGACCATATTGGAGAGCCCACTGGATGGGATGAGCCCTCTCCACACTCCATCCACCGTAAAATGGAGATTGATGACGGTACCTCAGCTTGGGGTGACCCAAGCAGTTACAATAAAACAGTCAATCTCTGGGACAGGAATAACCCTGTGATACAAGGCAAACCAGGACCTGGCAATGCCAACAATGTACCCAacaaccatcatcatcatccccaCCATAACCAGCCTCCCGTGCAGATTCACAGTCATGGAGGGTCAAATTCAAACAATAATCACATTTCTCCTGATAACGTTGGCCCACATCCAACAGGGCCACCTCACAATAGAACAACCCTCATGAATCCAG GATGGGGCGAGATGACAAATGTCCATTCTAAACCTGAGCCCTCATGGGGAGAGCCAGCCACCCCTGCAGTAAGTGTGGACAATGGCACTTCAGCATGGGGTAAACCCTCAGGTGGCTGGGGTGATAATGGCCCGGAGGTCTATGGTCGAAGCAGTGGACCTCCTGGATCTGCCCCCTGCAAACCTG CCCCCAAATCTATGCAAGATGGCTGGGGTGGTGGAGAGGACATGGGCCTGTCTGCAGGGCAGTGGGAGCAGGATGAGGGTGACATGTGGAATAGCACTGCATCTCAAGAGAGCAACTCCTCCTGCAACTCCTGGGGTAACCCACCCAAAAAGGGCCCaccaaag GGAAAAATCCCAAACAAACAGGATGATACTTGGATAATGAATCGTCTTATCAAGCAGCTGACTGACATGGGCTTCCCT AGGGACCCTGCAGAAGAGGCTCTCAAGAGCAACAACATGAACTTGGATCAGGCCATGA GTGCCCTGTTGGAGAAGAAGACCGAACTAGATAAACGGGGGATGGGAATCTCTGATTATAACAACGGCCTAGTCAATAAACCAATGGGCTGCAGGCCTTCAGTCATCTCCAAAGAATCCTCCTCAGATCGTCCCCCCTTCTTGGACAAG GATGCTGGGCTAGCAGATGATGCCCAAACCTCACCGTTTATGCCTTCTCCGAGCCTGAAGCTCCCATTGGGTAGTGCTGCACTCTCTGGCCAGAGCCTTGGAGTTGCAATGCAAAACTTGAACAACAGACAG atgcAGAGTGGAGTGTTTGGTAGTAGCGGAGCAGCACAAGCCCGGGCCCTGCAGCAGCAGCCTCCTCCCCAGCCATCAGTGCCACCTCTCAACTCGTCCCAGCCTAGTCTACGTGCTCAAGTGCCTCAGTTTTTCAGCCCTCAG GTTCAAGCACAGCTTTTACAGTTCGCAGCAAAAAACATTGGTCTCAACCCTGCACTTTTAACCTCACCAATAAACCCTCAGCATATGACCCTGTTGAACCAACTTTATCAGCTGCAACTG GCGTACCAGCGTTTACAAATTCAGCAGCAGATGTTGCAGGCACAGCGCAGTGTTTCTGGCCCCATCCGACAGCAAGAGCAGCAA GTTGCACGTACAATCAATAACATGCAGCAACAGATCCAGCAGCACCAGCGGCAGCTGGCTCAGGCTCTGCTGAtgaaacaacagcagcagcagcagcagcagccaccCACCTCACACCCGGGCCTGCATCCCAGTGCAGGCAAATCAGCTCTGGACCTATTTCCAGCCCACCCCCAGGCCTCCAGCCTCTCTGTTTCCGACCTTCAGACCAAAGAGCCACAGTCTTCTCCAAACTCCTTTTCACCCTACACTATTT CTGGATTGAACCATAACATGAATGTAAACTGCATGGAAGTGGGTGGCCTGTCCATGAAGGACTCTCCTCAGCCTCAGTCGCGCCTGTCACAGTGGACACACCCAATCTCCATGGAGAACCTCTCTGGCTGCTCCTCTCCTATGGAGCCCAACTTCAGCAAGCATG GTGCCATCTCTGCAGGCCCCAGTCTGGGTCCCCCAGGTAAACCCACGCTGGATGACTCCTACAATCCCTACAATCTGCTTCCCAGCTCCGAGTCTCCTAACAGCTCCCTGTTACCTCATGATAGCTGGGGTCAGGGAAAGAACACAAATGACAAGCTCTCCAATGGGACCAATGCCAGCTGGCCTCCAG AGTTTTGTCCAGGAGTGCCCTGGAAAGGACTGCAGAATATTGACCCTGAGACGGACCCCAATGTTACCCCAGGGAGTGTTCCCAGTGGGCCCACCATCAATACCAACATTCAGGATGTGAACCGCTACCTGCTAAGAGACAGGAGTGGAG GTTCCACCCCAACTTCCTCACAGGGTGAGGCTCTGCCTCCCTCCAGCGATTGGCCAGTCACTAGCTCTTTCAGTCTGTCCTCCCATGAGGCAGCCAGCACAG GGAAGCTGTCTGACATGAAGTCCAGTTGGTCTCCGGGGCCCATCTCGCACACCCAGGCTTCTCTCTCTCATGAGCTTTGGAAAGTCCCACAAGGACCCCGGAACACAACAGCTCCCACACGGCCACCCCCAGGTTTGACCAACACCAAGCCCTCGTCCACGTGGGGCGGAAACACCCTGGGCCTGGTGGCTGGTTGGGGCAGCTCCTACTCTCCAG TAGGTACCACATGGAGCACAGACAGCTCCAGCAGGAGCACTAGCTGGTTGGTTCTGAGAAACCTCACACCGCAG ATTGATGGTTCAACACTGCGAACACTGTGCATGCAACACGGCCCGCTCATCACATTCCATCTCAACCTGACGCAGGGCAATGCTGTGGTGCGCTACAGTTCTAAAGAGGAGGCTGCCAAAGCCCAGAAGTCCCTACACAT GTGTGTTCTGGGAAACACCACTATACTGGCAGAGTTTGCTGGAGAAGAGGAGGTAAACCGCTTCTTTGCACAGGGTCAGTCCCTCACGCCCACCACCAGCTGGCAGGCCAACCCCGGCACCAATCAAACACGGCTGGGGGGCGGAGGGACGGGGGCCACACACCCCATCGGCCACTGGAACAGCAGCGGTCTTGGAGGAGGAGGAGCGGGCGGGACGGGGTCCGGTGGAAAGGCGAGCAACGAGCTGCTGTGGGGGGGTGTACCACAGTACTCCAGCCTGTGGGGGCCGCCCAGTGCCGAGGACGGCCGAGTGGTGGGCAGCCCCACCCCAATCAATACGCTGCTCCCTGGAGACCTGCTGAGCGGAGAGTCCATGTGA
- the LOC113045065 gene encoding trinucleotide repeat-containing gene 6C protein-like isoform X2 produces the protein MEEKKKKKQEEKKKKEAAQKKAAEQKTKVPDSAKPSPTPPPPTSPSVPSASNSTGGNGKRAPSSNQQQQQPAAPRYPPREVPPRFRQHEHKQLLKRGQPLPAGSTALVQPVSANPTSQLFSCQTHPELPPQSGLAAQYENISPSRSATTASTNSCSSWDPLIIDECDTEAWPSISCKESHAPAGCPLDTESISDISSMSMATGAGQQGHFSTNHPSKANPSHSGGLLSSQGGASRGWGSGPSLASGGEGKNEVSSPSGGTRGWGSSNFNLNLNPNANPSAWPVLGHEGNGVGGGSSGGSNPPPNICSPPGTLPSQGPSSSGSIGGANGNSAGNGGSGNGSTTWGSFVPSDSSEPHSTPSTNVSFSSEPQNLNTDGPNHTKQEPRSPGHSLANWGVGTSCMGSFVQNPGGASQVNGDEEPVWGNGDAKSGSGSKDSGWDSGSSWGQGGTSGTSDWGQAASTGDWGKHSNNEPKGWDSSSSPTQEQNLNSWVHGAKAPASEGSSDSMECHPCRRVCSSIDEASPILPAQDMDPRVLCNTGWGQTPVRQHTTWETEEAARSNCKNDIGTEAWGSSSNAANVGPTPTSGSANPNSGTTSRPDSGGKNEGPCPSTGAGPGWGTAMPSPQASSGWADPTSNKKPSSSPGSWSCTPAGGSSGNLKKSGQTWGSEEKSPTWEDSHAKAKPQGWTEGPNHSHGWNKGPGGENRSGGEWGEPGDEKKNSPSSSTWDGEGTGRNEGSRGWGKPAPGAGGNWGDAQQPSMPSQGWNNKPQEGTNGSCGSGSMGSWGGPSSVKQSGSGWCGGKGGGVKPDHIGEPTGWDEPSPHSIHRKMEIDDGTSAWGDPSSYNKTVNLWDRNNPVIQGKPGPGNANNVPNNHHHHPHHNQPPVQIHSHGGSNSNNNHISPDNVGPHPTGPPHNRTTLMNPGWGEMTNVHSKPEPSWGEPATPAVSVDNGTSAWGKPSGGWGDNGPEVYGRSSGPPGSAPCKPAPKSMQDGWGGGEDMGLSAGQWEQDEGDMWNSTASQESNSSCNSWGNPPKKGPPKGKIPNKQDDTWIMNRLIKQLTDMGFPRDPAEEALKSNNMNLDQAMSALLEKKTELDKRGMGISDYNNGLVNKPMGCRPSVISKESSSDRPPFLDKDAGLADDAQTSPFMPSPSLKLPLGSAALSGQSLGVAMQNLNNRQMQSGVFGSSGAAQARALQQQPPPQPSVPPLNSSQPSLRAQVPQFFSPQVQAQLLQFAAKNIGLNPALLTSPINPQHMTLLNQLYQLQLAYQRLQIQQQMLQAQRSVSGPIRQQEQQVARTINNMQQQIQQHQRQLAQALLMKQQQQQQQQPPTSHPGLHPSAGKSALDLFPAHPQASSLSVSDLQTKEPQSSPNSFSPYTISGLNHNMNVNCMEVGGLSMKDSPQPQSRLSQWTHPISMENLSGCSSPMEPNFSKHGAISAGPSLGPPGKPTLDDSYNPYNLLPSSESPNSSLLPHDSWGQGKNTNDKLSNGTNASWPPEFCPGVPWKGLQNIDPETDPNVTPGSVPSGPTINTNIQDVNRYLLRDRSGGSTPTSSQGEALPPSSDWPVTSSFSLSSHEAASTGKLSDMKSSWSPGPISHTQASLSHELWKVPQGPRNTTAPTRPPPGLTNTKPSSTWGGNTLGLVAGWGSSYSPGTTWSTDSSSRSTSWLVLRNLTPQIDGSTLRTLCMQHGPLITFHLNLTQGNAVVRYSSKEEAAKAQKSLHMCVLGNTTILAEFAGEEEVNRFFAQGQSLTPTTSWQANPGTNQTRLGGGGTGATHPIGHWNSSGLGGGGAGGTGSGGKASNELLWGGVPQYSSLWGPPSAEDGRVVGSPTPINTLLPGDLLSGESM, from the exons AGCTGCCCCCACAGAGTGGCCTGGCCGCCCAGTATGAGAATATATCCCCCAGTCGCAGTGCCACTACAGCCTCTACCAATAGCTGCAGCAGCTGGGATCCACTGATTATTGACGAGTGCGATACGGAGGCGTGGCCTTCCATTTCATGCAAAGAAAGCCACGCCCCTGCAGGATGCCCCTTGGACACTGAAAGTATCAGTGACATCAGCAGCATGAGCATGGCCACAGGAGCTGGCCAGCAAGGCCATTTCTCCACCAATCACCCCAGCAAAGCCAATCCAAGCCACTCAGGAGGTCTACTCTCCAGTCAAGGTGGGGCCAGCAGAGGCTGGGGCTCAGGCCCATCTCTTGCCAGTGGAGGAGAAGGGAAGAATGAAGTCTCCAGCCCATCAGGGGGAACCAGGGGTTGGGGCTCCTCCAACTTTAACTTGAACTTAAACCCCAATGCTAACCCCTCTGCCTGGCCAGTTCTGGGACATGAAGGGAACGGCGTAGGTGGCGGCAGCTCTGGAGGAAGCAACCCTCCTCCTAATATCTGTAGCCCACCAGGCACTCTGCCCAGTCAGGGCCCTAGCAGCAGTGGCAGTATAGGTGGTGCCAATGGAAATTCTGCAGGTAATGGTGGCAGTGGCAATGGCAGCACCACATGGGGTAGCTTTGTGCCCAGTGACTCCTCAGAGCCACACTCCACCCCATCCACGAATGTGTCTTTCAGCTCCGAACCTCAGAACCTTAACACTGATGGACCAAATCACACTAAGCAAGAGCCCAGAAGCCCTGGCCACAGCCTGGCTAACTGGGGGGTTGGGACTTCATGCATGGGCTCATTTGTTCAAAATCCAGGAGGAGCCTCACAGGTCAATGGGGATGAAGAACCTGTTTGGGGTAATGGAGATGCCAAGTCTGGTAGTGGCTCAAAAGACTCTGGTTGGGACTCAGGGAGCAGCTGGGGACAAGGAGGGACCTCAGGCACTTCTGATTGGGGACAAGCTGCCTCAACTGGAGACTGGGGTAAGCATTCCAACAATGAGCCCAAAGGATGGGATTCTTCAAGCTCTCCCACCCAAGAGCAGAATCTCAATTCTTGGGTCCATGGGGCCAAAGCCCCAGCCAGTGAGGGAAGCAGTGATAGCATGGAATGCCATCCTTGTAGGAGGGTCTGTTCATCAATAGATGAGGCTTCCCCTATTCTGCCTGCCCAGGATATGGACCCTCGGGTTCTGTGTAACACTGGCTGGGGACAAACACCAGTGCGTCAGCACACTACTTGGGAGACCGAAGAAGCTGCACGCTCCAACTGTAAGAATGACATTGGAACTGAAGCCTGGGGCTCATCCTCAAATGCAGCCAATGTAGGACCAACACCAACATCTGGCAGTGCCAACCCCAACTCTGGCACTACATCCAGACCAGACTCTGGGGGCAAGAATGAGGGCCCCTGCCCCAGTACTGGAGCTGGGCCTGGATGGGGCACAGCCATGCCGTCACCCCAGGCTAGCTCTGGTTGGGCTGATCCTACCAGCAACAAAAAACCTTCAAGTAGTCCTGGAAGTTGGAGCTGTACCCCAGCTGGAGGTTCAAGTGGCAACCTGAAGAAAAGTGGTCAGACTTGGGGTTCAGAGGAGAAGTCTCCTACCTGGGAAGACAGTCATGCTAAAGCCAAACCACAGGGCTGGACTGAGGGGCCCAACCATTCTCATGGATGGAACAAGGGACCTGGTGGAGAAAACAGGTCTGGTGGAGAATGGGGTGAACCTggagatgaaaagaaaaatagtcCCTCCAGCTCGACCTGGGATGGAGAGGGTACTGGCCGTAATGAGGGTTCCAGAGGATGGGGCAAGCCTGCCCCGGGTGCAGGAGGAAACTGGGGAGATGCACAACAACCCAGTATGCCATCACAAGGATGGAATAACAAGCCTCAGGAGGGCACCAATGGCAGTTGTGGCAGTGGAAGCATGGGTTCTTGGGGAGGTCCTAGCTCTGTAAAACAGAGTGGCTCTGGATGGTGTGGAGGAAAAGGTGGAGGTGTTAAACCTGACCATATTGGAGAGCCCACTGGATGGGATGAGCCCTCTCCACACTCCATCCACCGTAAAATGGAGATTGATGACGGTACCTCAGCTTGGGGTGACCCAAGCAGTTACAATAAAACAGTCAATCTCTGGGACAGGAATAACCCTGTGATACAAGGCAAACCAGGACCTGGCAATGCCAACAATGTACCCAacaaccatcatcatcatccccaCCATAACCAGCCTCCCGTGCAGATTCACAGTCATGGAGGGTCAAATTCAAACAATAATCACATTTCTCCTGATAACGTTGGCCCACATCCAACAGGGCCACCTCACAATAGAACAACCCTCATGAATCCAG GATGGGGCGAGATGACAAATGTCCATTCTAAACCTGAGCCCTCATGGGGAGAGCCAGCCACCCCTGCAGTAAGTGTGGACAATGGCACTTCAGCATGGGGTAAACCCTCAGGTGGCTGGGGTGATAATGGCCCGGAGGTCTATGGTCGAAGCAGTGGACCTCCTGGATCTGCCCCCTGCAAACCTG CCCCCAAATCTATGCAAGATGGCTGGGGTGGTGGAGAGGACATGGGCCTGTCTGCAGGGCAGTGGGAGCAGGATGAGGGTGACATGTGGAATAGCACTGCATCTCAAGAGAGCAACTCCTCCTGCAACTCCTGGGGTAACCCACCCAAAAAGGGCCCaccaaag GGAAAAATCCCAAACAAACAGGATGATACTTGGATAATGAATCGTCTTATCAAGCAGCTGACTGACATGGGCTTCCCT AGGGACCCTGCAGAAGAGGCTCTCAAGAGCAACAACATGAACTTGGATCAGGCCATGA GTGCCCTGTTGGAGAAGAAGACCGAACTAGATAAACGGGGGATGGGAATCTCTGATTATAACAACGGCCTAGTCAATAAACCAATGGGCTGCAGGCCTTCAGTCATCTCCAAAGAATCCTCCTCAGATCGTCCCCCCTTCTTGGACAAG GATGCTGGGCTAGCAGATGATGCCCAAACCTCACCGTTTATGCCTTCTCCGAGCCTGAAGCTCCCATTGGGTAGTGCTGCACTCTCTGGCCAGAGCCTTGGAGTTGCAATGCAAAACTTGAACAACAGACAG atgcAGAGTGGAGTGTTTGGTAGTAGCGGAGCAGCACAAGCCCGGGCCCTGCAGCAGCAGCCTCCTCCCCAGCCATCAGTGCCACCTCTCAACTCGTCCCAGCCTAGTCTACGTGCTCAAGTGCCTCAGTTTTTCAGCCCTCAG GTTCAAGCACAGCTTTTACAGTTCGCAGCAAAAAACATTGGTCTCAACCCTGCACTTTTAACCTCACCAATAAACCCTCAGCATATGACCCTGTTGAACCAACTTTATCAGCTGCAACTG GCGTACCAGCGTTTACAAATTCAGCAGCAGATGTTGCAGGCACAGCGCAGTGTTTCTGGCCCCATCCGACAGCAAGAGCAGCAA GTTGCACGTACAATCAATAACATGCAGCAACAGATCCAGCAGCACCAGCGGCAGCTGGCTCAGGCTCTGCTGAtgaaacaacagcagcagcagcagcagcagccaccCACCTCACACCCGGGCCTGCATCCCAGTGCAGGCAAATCAGCTCTGGACCTATTTCCAGCCCACCCCCAGGCCTCCAGCCTCTCTGTTTCCGACCTTCAGACCAAAGAGCCACAGTCTTCTCCAAACTCCTTTTCACCCTACACTATTT CTGGATTGAACCATAACATGAATGTAAACTGCATGGAAGTGGGTGGCCTGTCCATGAAGGACTCTCCTCAGCCTCAGTCGCGCCTGTCACAGTGGACACACCCAATCTCCATGGAGAACCTCTCTGGCTGCTCCTCTCCTATGGAGCCCAACTTCAGCAAGCATG GTGCCATCTCTGCAGGCCCCAGTCTGGGTCCCCCAGGTAAACCCACGCTGGATGACTCCTACAATCCCTACAATCTGCTTCCCAGCTCCGAGTCTCCTAACAGCTCCCTGTTACCTCATGATAGCTGGGGTCAGGGAAAGAACACAAATGACAAGCTCTCCAATGGGACCAATGCCAGCTGGCCTCCAG AGTTTTGTCCAGGAGTGCCCTGGAAAGGACTGCAGAATATTGACCCTGAGACGGACCCCAATGTTACCCCAGGGAGTGTTCCCAGTGGGCCCACCATCAATACCAACATTCAGGATGTGAACCGCTACCTGCTAAGAGACAGGAGTGGAG GTTCCACCCCAACTTCCTCACAGGGTGAGGCTCTGCCTCCCTCCAGCGATTGGCCAGTCACTAGCTCTTTCAGTCTGTCCTCCCATGAGGCAGCCAGCACAG GGAAGCTGTCTGACATGAAGTCCAGTTGGTCTCCGGGGCCCATCTCGCACACCCAGGCTTCTCTCTCTCATGAGCTTTGGAAAGTCCCACAAGGACCCCGGAACACAACAGCTCCCACACGGCCACCCCCAGGTTTGACCAACACCAAGCCCTCGTCCACGTGGGGCGGAAACACCCTGGGCCTGGTGGCTGGTTGGGGCAGCTCCTACTCTCCAG GTACCACATGGAGCACAGACAGCTCCAGCAGGAGCACTAGCTGGTTGGTTCTGAGAAACCTCACACCGCAG ATTGATGGTTCAACACTGCGAACACTGTGCATGCAACACGGCCCGCTCATCACATTCCATCTCAACCTGACGCAGGGCAATGCTGTGGTGCGCTACAGTTCTAAAGAGGAGGCTGCCAAAGCCCAGAAGTCCCTACACAT GTGTGTTCTGGGAAACACCACTATACTGGCAGAGTTTGCTGGAGAAGAGGAGGTAAACCGCTTCTTTGCACAGGGTCAGTCCCTCACGCCCACCACCAGCTGGCAGGCCAACCCCGGCACCAATCAAACACGGCTGGGGGGCGGAGGGACGGGGGCCACACACCCCATCGGCCACTGGAACAGCAGCGGTCTTGGAGGAGGAGGAGCGGGCGGGACGGGGTCCGGTGGAAAGGCGAGCAACGAGCTGCTGTGGGGGGGTGTACCACAGTACTCCAGCCTGTGGGGGCCGCCCAGTGCCGAGGACGGCCGAGTGGTGGGCAGCCCCACCCCAATCAATACGCTGCTCCCTGGAGACCTGCTGAGCGGAGAGTCCATGTGA